One genomic segment of Pongo pygmaeus isolate AG05252 chromosome 19, NHGRI_mPonPyg2-v2.0_pri, whole genome shotgun sequence includes these proteins:
- the RPRML gene encoding reprimo-like protein, producing the protein MNATFLNHSGLEEVDGVGGGAGAALGNRTHGLGTWLGCCPGGAPLASSDGVPAGLAPDERSLWVSRVAQIAVLCVLSLTVVFGVFFLGCNLLIKSESMINFLVQERRPSKDVGAAILGLY; encoded by the coding sequence ATGAACGCGACCTTCCTGAACCACAGCGGCTTGGAGGAGGTGGACGGCGTGGGCGGCGGCGCCGGGGCCGCCCTGGGAAACCGCACCCACGGGCTGGGCACGTGGCTGGGCTGCTGTCCCGGGGGCGCACCGCTGGCCTCCAGCGACGGGGTCCCCGCGGGGCTGGCGCCCGACGAGCGCAGCCTGTGGGTGTCGCGGGTGGCGCAGATCGCCGTGCTCTGCGTGCTGTCGCTTACCGTGGTCTTCGGCGTCTTCTTCCTGGGCTGCAACCTGCTCATCAAGTCCGAGAGCATGATCAACTTTTTGGTGCAGGAGCGCCGGCCCTCCAAGGACGTGGGCGCCGCCATCCTGGGGCTGTACTGA